The genomic stretch tgtcacacagactgcttcagcgcaaaacaacactactgagcacagggaataaagtttggtatgaacttcctccaatttcaaaggacactgcacagcaagaggaattctccgcgtcagtgcttagaagtggcagtgtctccttgacaatttatgcacctaaaaaaacaagattgtgtgtgttctgagttccttggaccaagatgtggcgatctgtgaaggcagaaagaggaaacccaacacgataacagactataaccacatgaaggtatgtgaatgtgtgtataattttacatcagtgctacaatgttttctgatatgtactatacaggcctatatagaaagaaggtagaaaaaaagcaaatacactcatgactctctctctctctgctgttatagtgtggtgtaaatgtgttggaccaaatggcgcgcatgtattccgtaagagcagcaacatgcaggtggccagtagctgtattttacaacatgctggacctggtggtggcaaattcctacgttctgtacaaggcatgtacagggtgggaaggcaaaagaagattatttttgagtcatctagccaaggaactccattgccaatttatgccacaaaaggctatggggacagaggaaggctgctgctgtgccaggacttgtatggacaactcagtgtcaggtacaggagaactgcaacagaaaccgcagcaggtttaccagtgcaaagtgttacaaattcacttgcgccaaatgcagggatgatggtcactgggtctgcaaacactgcaaagtttgaaacactcaattttttttataaataaaacagacttgtgcttccatatattttgtgaatgtgtgtctttcatatttgcaggtcagtcagcgtgtgggatatttggtatagatatggcagacttttgtgaaggtttccatgtcacacacagaggtttagcctgccttggattttagctgctctgagtaaaaaaatgcaaatgtgccaggcctcacaggtaatgggtgtgtttgcacaacaaaagcaggaggacaatggcccaagaaactctcagcagggatgctagtaggtgttaggcccagggaatttacgcaaatttgcgtagatttggcagttctagtgttaaagcaacatttgcatttttaaaccTAAGTGAAGGAAGGTTTTCCGTTAAAATCCAATGTGTTGAACAATAAATAAGGATTTAGTACAGTGAAACTCCACATTCATAACACAAATATATATCAATTAATTCGCTTTTCAAAATAGTTCGTCTATAGTGCTGTATAGGCAttaaagaagatgaagtggCATCATGAAACggaatatataatatacatgtaATGATGCTTTCATGAATAAAGTATATTTAGCTAAGAAGCTAAGCTAATAGTGACGATCGATACTTGCCTCCTCCTGCAACCCTATTGCCCTTACAGCCTGTTATGCGGTTTTACTTGGTAATTTACCTCGTCTAAAATCTGTGCTCTTCTCTGACTTACACTTTATGGAGAAACAATTTGGGATGAAAAAGTATAAATATTACTAATGAAAAAGACAGCGGGTAGCAATTTTATAGGTGGCTATACCggcagaaaaaaatgcatgcTTTCACATGGTACAGTGGCCAAAAACACGAAAGCCGCTTTAATTACCTAACTAACAATAGCCAAATATTAACCAGTACCATACATTGCTGGTAAATACACGGCATTCGGTGATTTTTTTACCTCTGCTGAGTTCGGTCTGCATGGTCGTCACGCCGACATTCACAGACGATAATATCTTGATGCCGTTCATCGACATTCATGTGAAATGTTACAGTAGCGCGTCAGCCGGCTCGGCTCGGCTCCGCTTTCCAGTCTCGCACTGACCTCCAATCCGCTCACCGCTCGTGCTTCTTGCCGACGTGCTTTGAATAAAGGCGCACGCCCATTCACCTAATCGCATATTTTTAAAACGAATGTTTTCTCATTGAGTATCTGGAAGATATTCTTGCTATATAGGTTACATTATTCGAAATAGTTGGCTCCTTCCCTGAGTTGTCGGTAACTCTCGATTATTGCTAATTCGGATTTCACTAACGGAACAATAAATTTTAAGCATATATGACCGTTGCCAGGTTTATTTATACCTTAACAGTTCGTTTTATTATAATTAGAGGGCAGCCTTCATGATTTTCACAAAGAAAATCAGAAGAAAAATGTTTAGGTCTTCCCATATGCATGCTATTTCACATATTAAATCGACGcgattattgttatttataaatgttttcatGAGAGGATGTCTGTGTCACGTTACTGGGTAATTGATCAACTGTGACAGTACTTCTACCTACATTAGGCATTTTCAAACTTAACTTTCCCATTTGCAttaacttacatttatatttacttaAGCTCTCTGTAAGCCTTCAGTAGTAGGCAAGTGTATACACACCGCAAACTATTTTTATCTCAATGCATAAATCTTCAAATATTCAATCACGAAGACATGaatttcaaaataatataacaaaaTTACAGGCGTCGGAAAAATAAATATCAATATTATCTCATAATGAAGCACTGAAACAAGGTGCCGTAACATGCTTATAAGAGACCATATTGAAACGGCAATACTACGCTATTCCGCAGTAAAAAATCTTTGTCCTCGGTGTTTCTGCGGTTCTATGAACGGCGGAGTACAGTAATATGTTACTCTGCTGACCTCTGTCGGGAGCGCCCTGGAATTACATGTACCGCAAATACCGTCTTGATCCTTCAGCTGGAGCTTCATTCTTGGTTTTTAAGTAATCTGTCATTTCTATCTGTTTGTTTGTATGTCTATAACGTAACTCTGCACGACTTTTGGAGTTTTCCTTGGACTTACCAATTGAAAGAAGGATATAGTTCACTGGGAAAATGTCTGAAGGATTCCTATAAATGGGGTTGTCGTAGTAGCATAACTGATCTTAGCCTGCGTTCACCCACTTCCAATTTGTGTAGCTAAAGCGTAGTATTTCTTTCTGAATCAGCAGAAATGTGCAAAGGTCCCGATAGGTCCTCTGCATTTCAGGTCCATAAAGCGGTCTACAAATTTGAATATATTGAATAAACATATTTATGTTGGGATTTCTTTCGTCCCTACAGACTCCAGAACTGCAATGCAGTCGTGAAAGCGAGAGGAAGGTGGTGCCGATTTTAATGTTAGAGGGAAGGGTTAATTTTGGAATAAGACTATAAAATGTAGTCCAttcttaacatataattacacCCATGTCAGCTTGTGTGTGCGGCTCAGCGAGTTGAAAACCATGCCAATGAAATGATTTCATTTTTGGACCaatgagcaagacccttaatccctgattgctccagggactgaccctacttaataaatacatgtaggCTTTTTTGTAAgataaatgcattatgtaagAGTATGTCCATTCATCCAGATTTCAAACCACTATCCAAGATATTCTACTCCAGACaatacagggcacaaggcaagaaaTAACACAATAGCTAATAAATGCGGACTGCCGGAGGAATCTCATACTGCTCTAATACGGGATTCGAACCTCTAATCTTGAAGGTGCGATGCAACAATACTACCAATCGGGGATCCATGGCGCAGATTCATAACACATAAGAGGTGTATAATATTCTGTCAGATATTTCTGTGGATGTTCTGAAAAAAAATCGTAAAAATGTAGCCTATAAGAGTTGCTCTCTTTTTACGATTACATATTTTACGCTGTTTACGGTAAAGACCTTTGCCCCGAGAAATGACAGAAAAATTCCATTTTCAAATCACAACGATGGCGTATGTGATTGACAGGTATTTCACCCAACCATGACGTCCCAGCAACCAGTTACCCAATGGGATTAGAGAATGAATATCAATGGCTAGTGGGCGTGAGAATAACAGGAAATGAAACATGCCAAAGACACTCCGGTAACGTTAGccttaatattttttattttttaaaaaaggattgGATTGAAAATGTGGTAATCTGAATATGTACGCCTTTTACAGACTAACTCATAACTAGATGGGCTGTTTTGCTAAATCGACGACTCATCCAAGTGAGGCAAGTAAATACGTATGATTAGTAATCTATGCATTGTTAGACCTCAACATTGCATTGATTCGCTAAACATAAATTTGAATTAGCTCATTTTAAATAGCATCTAGTGTAAATCCTTTCGATTTTCTATAGCTGACTAGTAAGATTTGGTTAGCAAATGATTTACGTTTCTACCGATATAATGCTGTTAGTAGTAGCAAGCTAGTTATAAAATCAACTTTAACTGTATGGTTATATCTACTTGTGCGTGTATCGAAAGCGTTAACTGTGCATGTCTACATAAATCGAGTAATTCGCCGCCTGCTTTGTCTGTGTCTGAACAGGTATCCGCGTAGTCAGTCAATATATTGAAAATCTTTGCCATTTCCATTACAGACGATGGTGCCGCTATTTAAAGCAAATAATTGTGATTTTAAAGATTCATTGACCAAAAGGGAGTGAATATATACCGATTTTTGCCAGATTAAAAATCGGTGTGTTAACTGTTGTTTTCATGGTTGTTCCCTCCAGCCCAGCATTGAGTGACAATGTCTCTAGCGCAGAGAGTTCTTCTCACGTGGATCTTCACCCTGGTCTTTCTCATCATGCTTGTTCTCAAGCTGGACGACAAGATCCGATGGAACTGGttcctggtcttcctccccgtGTGGGTCTTTGACGTGATCCTCATCATCATGCTGGTCGTCAAAATGGCTGGTCGCTGTAAATCGGGTCACGAACCCCGTGACGGTCCCCAAGACCTTCGGAAGAAATCCTGGTACCTGGTGGCGGTGTTGCTGAAGCTGGCTTTCTGCCTGGCTCTCTGTGCTCGACTGGAGCGGCTGGCGGACATCAAGGTCAGCTTCGTCTGCATCCCGCTCTGGGTCCTACTCTTGGGGGCTATGGCGGAGTTGGGTTACAACATCTTCCCCAACCGAAGGGACTAAGTCTTTAATTTATACCAGTAGCGGATGTGATTCTGTTTGGCTTGCAACCCTCAGTGGGCGTCTTTACTTCGGACACTGCGAGCGGTCACCTTTTCAGACTCATTGGGTCTGTATGCAACCT from Brienomyrus brachyistius isolate T26 chromosome 3, BBRACH_0.4, whole genome shotgun sequence encodes the following:
- the tmem60 gene encoding transmembrane protein 60 — encoded protein: MSLAQRVLLTWIFTLVFLIMLVLKLDDKIRWNWFLVFLPVWVFDVILIIMLVVKMAGRCKSGHEPRDGPQDLRKKSWYLVAVLLKLAFCLALCARLERLADIKVSFVCIPLWVLLLGAMAELGYNIFPNRRD